In Pleuronectes platessa chromosome 5, fPlePla1.1, whole genome shotgun sequence, a single genomic region encodes these proteins:
- the si:dkey-243k1.3 gene encoding endonuclease domain-containing 1 protein-like, producing MQSLLPLCALLLFLFSVRADVVGRFEDEPECMKYFYKDKVPELGASTPGAARLCHRFVNRYHFATLYDTNHRIAVYAAYQFQPSNGGGREKRWFVEPQLVNLSWQAEMKDGYWLGRDHPGVYLGERQALNEDYTHSGFDRGHLNPNGHHAVPGRNATFTLTNVVPQNPKLNQNAWRIHESKLTDLFRSKCSKAYVLVGAVPSADNWIVKNNIKRVNIPDYLWNAYCCVDNNGMPLQSGAATARNTEENWVENLSLDGLGEFLQQSSNQPIGELFYNNCRA from the exons ATGCAGAGCTTGCTGCCTTTGtgtgctctcctcctcttcctcttctctgtccgGGCTGATGTTGTTGGACGCTTTGAG GATGAACCAGAATGTATGAAGTACTTCTATAAAGACAAGGTACCAGAATTGGGGGCTTCTACTCCTGGAGCGGCCCGTCTTTGTCATCGCTTTGTCAACAG GTACCACTTTGCCACACTCTATGACACCAACCATCGCATTGCTGTCTACGCTGCCTATCAGTTCCAGCCTAGcaatggaggaggcagggagaaGCGTTGGTTTGTAGAGCCTCAG CTGGTTAACTTGTCCTGGCAAGCCGAGATGAAGGATGGCTACTGGCTGGGGAGGGACCACCCTGGGGTCTACCTGGGAGAGAGACAGGCTCTGAATGAGGACTACACACACTCTGGCTTCGACCGTGGTCACCTTAACCCCAACGGACACCATGCAG TCCCTGGACGCAACGCCACTTTCACCCTGACCAATGTGGTTCCCCAGAACCCCAAGCTGAACCAGAACGCCTGGAGGATCCACGAGTCCAAGCTCACCGACCTTTTCCGCAGCAAGTGCTCTAAGGCCTATGTGCTGGTGGGGGCTGTTCCCTCAGCAGACAACTGGATtgtgaaaaacaacataaagcGTGTGAACATCCCAGACTACCTGTGGAACGCCTACTGCTGTGTTGACAACAATGGGATGCCCCTGCAGAGCGGTGCTGCCACAGCGAGGAACACAGAGGAGAACTGGGTGGAGAATCTCTCTCTGGATGGGCTGGGAGAATTCCTCCAGCAGTCCTCCAATCAGCCAATAGGGGAGCTGTTTTACAATAATTGCAGGGCATGA